A DNA window from Corynebacterium ciconiae DSM 44920 contains the following coding sequences:
- a CDS encoding acyl-CoA dehydrogenase family protein, with protein MSIALAPTPTTAVSEQLLETIAANAKDVDTGATQARYALPLLAEEGALSLGLATNADGNYVEQVRVIRALAERDLSVAFASWAHRMAAEYISVADTATPYLSELAEALRSGTNPGVTGMASVMKTAAGCGHLDLSATAVDGGYSVSGRIAWASNLAEDSIIVTGAALDDAALIFALRASDPGVELAQPFELLGLNSTASAGLSLNDVFIPSEAVISTDLLGFARRIRPTFALLQISECLGLAQASITAATSRLHGVHATFEYEQEATARRIDELIRIQEELAARVGRKAIAPTELLQLRLDAAEVATTAAGIEVRVAGGAGYAKSSPASRRFREAAFIPVQSPSEAQLRWELAQAEKEEGAA; from the coding sequence ATGAGCATCGCACTGGCCCCCACCCCCACCACCGCAGTCTCTGAGCAACTGCTGGAGACGATCGCCGCCAATGCCAAGGACGTAGACACCGGCGCCACTCAGGCCCGCTACGCTCTGCCCCTGCTCGCCGAAGAGGGCGCCCTAAGCCTCGGGCTGGCCACCAATGCCGACGGAAACTATGTGGAACAGGTCCGCGTGATCCGCGCGCTTGCTGAACGCGATCTGTCCGTGGCATTCGCCAGCTGGGCCCATCGCATGGCAGCCGAGTACATCTCTGTGGCTGATACGGCCACGCCGTACTTGAGCGAGCTCGCCGAGGCACTGCGCAGCGGCACCAACCCGGGGGTAACGGGCATGGCGAGTGTGATGAAAACCGCCGCCGGCTGTGGTCACCTTGACCTGTCCGCCACGGCCGTCGACGGCGGCTACAGCGTCTCCGGCCGCATCGCTTGGGCCTCCAACTTGGCCGAGGACTCCATCATCGTCACCGGCGCTGCGCTTGACGACGCCGCCCTCATCTTCGCTCTCCGCGCCTCCGATCCCGGCGTGGAACTGGCCCAGCCCTTCGAACTCCTCGGGCTCAATTCCACCGCCTCGGCAGGCCTGAGCCTCAACGATGTGTTCATCCCTTCCGAAGCTGTGATCTCCACCGATCTGCTGGGCTTTGCCCGCCGGATTCGCCCCACCTTTGCGCTGCTGCAGATCTCCGAGTGCTTAGGGCTGGCGCAAGCCTCCATCACCGCGGCCACCTCCCGCCTCCACGGGGTGCACGCCACCTTCGAATACGAGCAGGAAGCAACCGCCCGCCGGATCGACGAGCTCATCCGCATCCAGGAGGAGCTTGCGGCGCGAGTGGGCCGGAAAGCAATCGCACCTACTGAGCTGCTGCAGCTGCGCCTCGACGCCGCAGAGGTGGCCACCACCGCCGCCGGCATCGAAGTGCGCGTCGCCGGGGGCGCGGGCTATGCCAAGAGCTCACCCGCCTCCAGGCGATTCCGGGAGGCTGCATTCATCCCCGTCCAAAGCCCCTCCGAGGCGCAGCTGCGCTGGGAGTTGGCCCAGGCCGAAAAGGAAGAAGGAGCAGCATGA
- a CDS encoding OsmC family protein: MSDLTPNHTAGEPIQPIDKEKLESLAQKNIDNPEGGRKVIRTHTEADGQFRNYTQVRDLEPVLVSEPPQLLGDNSAPNPTEVAQAALAACISVGIQAIATHRGVTLTKIAIDIDSDIDISPTWGVGDLSEDKRPGVSDVRVKVDLEGDADRETLDQIQKDAITWSPVVNTYTRPAKLTSELV; encoded by the coding sequence ATGTCCGATCTCACCCCGAACCACACCGCTGGCGAGCCGATTCAGCCCATCGATAAGGAGAAGCTGGAGTCGCTGGCACAGAAGAATATTGATAATCCCGAGGGCGGCCGCAAGGTGATCCGCACCCACACCGAGGCAGACGGGCAATTCCGTAATTACACCCAGGTGCGCGATCTCGAGCCGGTACTGGTCTCGGAGCCGCCGCAGCTGCTCGGCGATAACTCCGCCCCCAACCCCACCGAGGTGGCTCAGGCGGCTCTTGCGGCCTGCATTTCTGTGGGTATTCAGGCCATTGCCACCCACCGTGGCGTGACCCTGACCAAGATCGCCATCGATATCGACAGCGATATCGACATCTCCCCCACCTGGGGCGTTGGCGATCTCTCCGAGGACAAGCGCCCCGGCGTATCCGATGTGCGCGTGAAGGTGGACCTCGAAGGCGACGCCGATCGCGAGACCCTCGACCAGATCCAGAAGGACGCCATTACCTGGTCGCCGGTCGTCAATACCTACACCCGTCCCGCCAAGCTGACCTCGGAGTTGGTCTAA